From the genome of Clostridium sp. BNL1100, one region includes:
- a CDS encoding ABC-2 family transporter protein, protein MERILKVIKKHIIVYWIFVKNNLMAQMEYRVNFFSGIAMEIGYLFVKLLYVIVIFRSGANINGFTPNELLVFAGTFIILTGFHAGLFMVNFMSMRTLVREGMLDFYMVKPVSVQFIATLRRSDMGLFVTDVTAGIILVALGVIRMKLSLTILQILGYAMFVACGVAIGYSLFLIPQILTFWFINTSAIGETFNSFWDINNVPMVVFSKWFQRIGIFVIPIFVVTNFPALFILDKMSPLYFAWGLIAPVVAFVLVRLLWKVAIRNYSSASS, encoded by the coding sequence ATGGAGAGAATTCTTAAAGTTATAAAGAAGCATATTATTGTCTATTGGATTTTTGTAAAAAACAATTTAATGGCACAGATGGAATACAGAGTTAATTTCTTTTCCGGTATAGCTATGGAAATCGGGTACCTCTTTGTAAAGCTTCTTTATGTTATTGTAATTTTCCGTTCAGGTGCCAATATAAACGGCTTTACTCCAAATGAGCTTTTGGTTTTTGCGGGGACATTTATTATTTTGACAGGCTTCCATGCAGGGTTGTTCATGGTCAATTTTATGAGTATGCGTACATTGGTGCGTGAGGGAATGCTGGATTTTTACATGGTTAAACCTGTTTCAGTCCAATTTATTGCAACTTTACGCCGCTCAGATATGGGTTTGTTTGTGACTGATGTTACAGCCGGTATTATTCTGGTAGCTTTGGGAGTTATCAGGATGAAGCTTTCCCTGACGATACTTCAAATTCTTGGCTACGCAATGTTTGTTGCCTGCGGTGTCGCTATAGGCTATTCACTTTTTCTTATTCCTCAGATTTTAACCTTCTGGTTTATTAACACCAGTGCAATAGGTGAGACATTTAATTCTTTCTGGGATATAAATAATGTACCTATGGTAGTTTTTAGTAAATGGTTCCAAAGAATCGGAATCTTTGTAATTCCTATCTTTGTGGTAACAAACTTTCCTGCTCTTTTTATTCTTGATAAGATGAGCCCGCTATATTTTGCATGGGGACTAATTGCCCCTGTTGTGGCTTTTGTATTGGTACGTCTCTTATGGAAAGTGGCAATCAGAAATTACTCAAGTGCAAGCAGTTGA
- a CDS encoding ABC-2 family transporter protein, with the protein MRSSNKYLFSFQIGMQNAMEYRANFFLSILAAIVPIFIQTFLWISVYKNSESSVVFGYSFAQIIQYTVIAQLVSRFVRTDFEAEINEDIKNGGLNKFIVRPIGYFTHKLCCFMGQKVVNLVVMIILFITSILVLKFSLGVVLTVQAMVAFTISLILSLCLNFLIFFCVSTLCFWLNEIGFIFEAVRIIIITLSGGIFPLSIFGSKVVSILDLMPFKYTINFPVDVLNSQIIGWGIARGLCIQVGWILCIALLANLFWFIGSKKYIAVGG; encoded by the coding sequence ATGAGATCATCTAACAAATATCTGTTTTCATTTCAAATTGGAATGCAGAATGCAATGGAGTACCGTGCTAATTTTTTCTTAAGCATACTTGCTGCAATAGTTCCTATTTTCATACAAACCTTTCTGTGGATATCTGTTTATAAAAATTCCGAAAGTTCGGTAGTATTCGGATATTCTTTTGCTCAGATTATCCAGTATACTGTTATAGCCCAGCTGGTATCCAGGTTTGTCAGAACTGATTTTGAAGCTGAAATAAATGAGGATATAAAAAATGGCGGACTGAACAAATTTATCGTTCGTCCGATAGGGTATTTTACCCATAAGCTTTGCTGCTTTATGGGGCAAAAGGTTGTAAACCTTGTTGTAATGATAATTCTATTTATCACTTCAATTTTAGTATTGAAGTTCTCGCTGGGTGTCGTCCTTACTGTACAGGCCATGGTGGCATTTACAATTTCTTTGATATTATCTCTGTGCCTTAATTTTTTAATCTTCTTTTGTGTAAGCACCCTTTGCTTTTGGCTAAATGAAATCGGCTTTATTTTTGAAGCAGTGCGGATAATAATTATTACTTTAAGCGGGGGTATTTTTCCCCTTAGTATTTTCGGTTCAAAAGTGGTGTCCATACTGGATTTGATGCCGTTTAAGTATACTATCAACTTTCCTGTTGATGTTTTAAATTCCCAGATTATCGGTTGGGGAATAGCAAGAGGCCTGTGTATACAGGTCGGGTGGATATTGTGCATTGCACTGCTTGCAAATTTATTCTGGTTCATAGGGTCAAAGAAGTACATAGCGGTAGGGGGCTAA
- a CDS encoding ATP-binding cassette domain-containing protein, whose amino-acid sequence MSEIEVRLLSKQFSYYEKQTGLGNSVKNLFHREKLCKDAVKEVSFEIKAGEMVGFIGSNGAGKTTTLKMLSGILFPTSGEARICGFVPWERKVEFKRNISIVMGQKNQLWWDLPASESFYLNKCIYEMDNLAYSQFLEELAELLDVKHLLNIQVRRLSLGERMKMELIAALIHKPRVLFLDEPTIGLDIMSQKKIRSFLKYYNEQYKSTILLTSHYMKDIEDLCRRAVVISKGAVVYDGELARINDVFSGKKLVRLQLSRQVELPVLQSFGEVLETDGYSATFEVYRQNALQLTKSIQDKLPVEDFNIVDVPVEEGIAMLLQKG is encoded by the coding sequence ATGTCCGAAATTGAAGTAAGATTACTTTCTAAGCAATTTTCATATTACGAAAAGCAGACAGGACTGGGAAACTCCGTAAAAAATCTTTTTCATAGAGAAAAACTATGTAAAGATGCTGTAAAAGAGGTTTCCTTTGAAATTAAAGCAGGTGAAATGGTAGGATTTATAGGTTCAAACGGTGCAGGTAAAACAACTACCTTAAAAATGCTGTCTGGAATACTTTTTCCTACCAGCGGAGAAGCCAGAATATGCGGTTTTGTGCCATGGGAACGAAAAGTTGAATTCAAAAGGAATATTTCCATTGTTATGGGTCAAAAGAACCAGCTGTGGTGGGATCTTCCTGCCAGTGAATCTTTTTATCTGAATAAGTGTATTTATGAAATGGATAACCTGGCTTATTCACAGTTTCTGGAAGAACTTGCAGAACTCCTTGACGTAAAGCATTTGCTGAATATTCAGGTACGTCGTCTTTCACTTGGTGAACGGATGAAAATGGAGCTGATTGCAGCTCTGATACATAAACCCAGAGTACTGTTCCTTGATGAGCCGACTATAGGGTTGGATATAATGTCACAAAAGAAAATTCGCAGTTTTTTAAAATACTACAATGAACAGTATAAATCTACAATACTTCTCACAAGTCACTATATGAAGGATATTGAGGATCTTTGCAGGCGGGCTGTTGTTATAAGCAAGGGAGCCGTGGTATATGACGGTGAATTGGCTCGGATAAATGATGTATTCAGCGGAAAGAAGCTGGTTCGTCTACAATTATCACGGCAAGTGGAATTGCCTGTGCTGCAAAGCTTCGGAGAAGTGCTTGAAACTGACGGCTATTCAGCCACCTTTGAGGTTTACCGTCAAAATGCATTACAGTTAACAAAGAGTATACAGGATAAGCTCCCGGTTGAGGATTTTAATATTGTCGATGTCCCTGTTGAGGAAGGCATAGCAATGCTGCTTCAGAAAGGATAG
- a CDS encoding radical SAM protein has translation MIKEVRTVLINLPIPFVDDDERQPPGGLVSIATYVRSKGFDIKVCDLSGVLEDNLIDYIEEAEIYGIGTYSATYDIAQKLLRELRKKYPKSIVVAGGPHASALPEQVAKDFDVVICGEGEYVFYDLIKKVKEGIIPDRIIEAEVIKNLDDLPFPDYDYFCNMSKYTRRIDNLPVICLDSSRGCNFTCRFCNSNVSKRGYWRARSPENVIEEVRMNYDKGWRAFRFNDDNFLADPKRAMKICQLIKPLNIKWRIFARAESLSLDICKTLLDAGCTHISVGIESLSASMLSKMGKATSIERIKWGLNNAFEAGIRTRGFFIVGFPGESDETISETIKSLEGLKLGEATVYPCLPYPGTDLYSRPDHYGITWIDKNFSNYIQVGKEKLTGYAIRTNTFGPEDMQRWRDILMDALKQNNINWCDETKEVV, from the coding sequence ATGATAAAAGAGGTTAGAACAGTATTAATAAATTTGCCGATACCATTTGTTGATGATGATGAACGTCAGCCGCCGGGTGGACTTGTTTCAATTGCAACATATGTAAGGTCAAAGGGCTTTGATATAAAGGTATGTGATTTATCAGGTGTGCTTGAAGATAACTTAATCGATTATATTGAGGAAGCTGAGATTTATGGTATAGGGACCTATTCAGCTACCTATGACATAGCACAAAAGTTGCTAAGAGAATTAAGAAAAAAATACCCTAAATCTATTGTAGTTGCGGGAGGACCACATGCAAGTGCATTGCCGGAACAGGTTGCAAAGGATTTTGATGTGGTTATCTGCGGTGAGGGCGAATATGTTTTTTATGACTTGATAAAAAAAGTAAAAGAAGGAATAATTCCTGATAGAATTATTGAGGCGGAGGTTATTAAGAACCTAGATGACCTTCCTTTTCCGGACTATGATTACTTTTGCAATATGAGCAAATATACAAGGCGAATAGACAATCTGCCTGTAATATGTCTCGATAGTTCCAGGGGTTGTAACTTCACATGCCGGTTTTGCAATTCCAATGTCAGCAAGCGTGGATACTGGAGGGCCAGAAGTCCCGAAAACGTTATAGAAGAAGTAAGGATGAATTATGATAAGGGCTGGCGAGCTTTCAGGTTTAATGATGATAATTTTTTGGCTGATCCTAAACGTGCAATGAAAATATGTCAATTGATTAAACCACTAAATATCAAGTGGAGGATTTTTGCCAGGGCGGAGTCATTAAGCCTTGACATTTGCAAAACCCTGCTTGACGCAGGTTGTACACATATCAGTGTAGGAATTGAATCACTGTCAGCATCAATGCTGTCTAAAATGGGGAAGGCCACATCAATTGAACGTATTAAATGGGGGCTGAACAATGCATTTGAAGCCGGAATCAGAACCAGAGGTTTTTTCATAGTAGGATTTCCCGGGGAAAGCGATGAGACAATTTCCGAAACCATAAAATCTCTTGAAGGCCTGAAACTTGGTGAGGCTACGGTTTATCCATGTTTGCCGTACCCCGGTACAGACCTGTATTCAAGACCTGATCATTATGGTATAACATGGATTGATAAAAACTTCTCAAATTACATACAGGTGGGTAAGGAAAAACTAACGGGTTATGCAATCAGGACAAACACTTTCGGACCAGAAGATATGCAGAGATGGAGAGATATTTTGATGGATGCTCTAAAACAAAATAATATCAATTGGTGTGACGAAACTAAGGAAGTAGTTTAA
- a CDS encoding radical SAM protein, which yields MKTYKIREEKEGAMLFDSLTGSTSYLTELQYRSILEHNSDEFKYLFDENNTPLFTIFRPQKDRESLPSDCLSAPSKVYFEITRRCNLKCVYCYNNSRNDFSKELGKEQIFRLIDELYKAGTFEIRLTGGEPTLHPDFFEIVKYIKDKNFFISLGTNGVWSDELIERIGQSGIRIVIISLDGTEEYNDKSRGKGTFKAITNTIRQLKKVGNITLKINSVICRENRDQLEKIVALADEMGIDGVNLAPLRVSGRADGSGYGTPLLPADMYSVVSKVTELRKKCKVRIQTYYDIIEAPDLSEKFPSSLLNNKSCAAGIEVAAISPFGEVYGCVVSPANETENTPAKILFTAGNLSEGNFIDIWLDSSRWNVYRNLSINKSSKCLECNHYSKRCFGNCVVDSYSQGGSPNADSPLCFIDIIYEKACASENSKIHKIGTAIIIEDSQGKLLLHHRDCNPKIKYPGTWVLFGGGKECGETPEEAIRRELMEELNLDISDFTFYCNYHYNDEEEEHLQFVYHMKMDLDISEVKLNEGAGLGYFSRHEINNLQLGFNIREIIEDFFSRQSAQVLFHTNP from the coding sequence ATGAAAACATATAAGATTCGTGAAGAAAAAGAAGGGGCTATGTTGTTTGATAGCTTGACCGGCTCAACATCATACTTAACTGAATTGCAGTATCGGAGCATCTTGGAGCATAATTCAGATGAATTCAAATATCTTTTTGATGAAAACAATACCCCCTTGTTTACAATATTCAGGCCACAAAAAGACCGGGAATCCTTGCCTTCAGACTGCTTATCGGCTCCTTCAAAGGTCTATTTTGAAATAACCAGACGCTGTAATCTTAAATGTGTGTACTGTTACAACAACAGCCGGAATGATTTCTCTAAGGAACTTGGGAAAGAGCAGATTTTCAGACTTATAGACGAACTGTATAAAGCGGGAACCTTTGAAATCAGGCTTACAGGTGGTGAACCCACACTTCATCCGGATTTTTTTGAAATAGTCAAATATATAAAGGATAAGAACTTTTTTATTTCACTGGGTACTAACGGTGTGTGGAGTGATGAACTAATAGAGAGAATAGGTCAGTCGGGTATAAGGATAGTTATAATAAGTCTTGACGGTACAGAAGAATATAACGATAAGTCCCGGGGGAAGGGAACCTTCAAGGCAATAACCAACACCATAAGACAATTAAAAAAAGTTGGGAATATAACCTTGAAAATAAACAGTGTCATATGCAGGGAAAACAGAGACCAGCTAGAGAAAATTGTTGCTTTGGCAGATGAAATGGGGATTGATGGTGTCAATCTTGCCCCTCTGCGGGTTTCTGGCAGGGCTGACGGCTCTGGGTACGGCACACCGCTTTTACCTGCTGATATGTATTCTGTTGTTTCAAAAGTAACGGAGCTTCGTAAGAAATGCAAGGTTAGAATACAAACCTATTATGACATTATTGAAGCCCCTGATTTATCTGAGAAATTTCCATCCTCATTACTTAATAATAAAAGCTGTGCAGCAGGGATAGAAGTTGCTGCAATATCCCCCTTCGGAGAAGTATACGGCTGTGTGGTCTCACCTGCCAATGAGACAGAGAATACCCCCGCCAAAATATTGTTTACTGCAGGTAATCTGTCAGAAGGAAATTTCATTGATATATGGCTTGATTCTTCCCGCTGGAATGTATACAGAAATCTTAGCATAAACAAAAGTTCAAAGTGTTTGGAGTGTAATCACTATTCAAAGAGGTGTTTTGGAAATTGCGTGGTGGATTCATACAGTCAGGGAGGCAGTCCCAATGCTGATAGTCCCCTTTGCTTTATTGACATAATATACGAAAAGGCCTGTGCGTCAGAAAATAGCAAAATACATAAAATTGGAACAGCCATAATAATTGAAGACTCACAGGGAAAGCTCCTTCTTCACCACAGGGACTGTAATCCAAAAATAAAGTACCCCGGAACATGGGTACTATTTGGAGGCGGAAAAGAGTGTGGTGAGACTCCTGAGGAAGCTATCAGGCGTGAGCTGATGGAAGAACTTAATCTGGATATATCTGATTTCACATTCTACTGCAATTACCATTATAACGACGAGGAAGAGGAGCATTTGCAATTCGTTTATCATATGAAAATGGATTTGGATATTTCAGAGGTTAAACTGAATGAGGGTGCAGGACTAGGTTACTTTAGTCGCCATGAGATAAATAATTTACAGTTAGGATTTAATATCAGAGAGATAATTGAAGATTTTTTCTCAAGGCAGTCTGCACAAGTGCTATTTCATACAAATCCGTAA
- a CDS encoding radical SAM protein — MINLPAGFSSEEQYQFPNIINVCIFKGECSANCVHCPIGITAISERKEKFGSGSMSLEVFKKIADEVAAYPHCTLRIHSVGEPLMWENLIEAVEYTHSKGIITWIFTNAVTTDKKLLETVVSKCSVVEVSVNSIDSMDYKETKGVDAFELVKENIEYMHKYINDNHLSTRFLLSRVESDDKEYDQSFLSYWEKTGYADDIFVRSYHSYNSLIEDKIKNNKVVACHVHWGRFNVDTNGEVVVCFNELFKGPEMDRTLVLGDLKKQSIQEIWHGEKLAKIRSSQIENKPELVDFTNNLPCGNCTYCQPLLSDSVKSENQINYILNSRNK; from the coding sequence ATGATTAATTTACCGGCAGGATTTTCATCCGAAGAGCAATATCAGTTTCCCAATATAATCAATGTTTGTATATTCAAGGGTGAATGTTCAGCAAACTGTGTACACTGCCCGATAGGCATTACGGCAATAAGTGAAAGAAAAGAGAAATTTGGAAGCGGTTCTATGAGCTTGGAGGTATTTAAGAAAATTGCGGATGAAGTAGCAGCATATCCACACTGTACCCTTCGTATTCATTCTGTGGGAGAACCGCTGATGTGGGAAAATCTGATTGAAGCGGTTGAGTATACCCACTCAAAGGGAATCATAACCTGGATATTTACTAATGCTGTTACAACAGATAAGAAGCTGCTTGAAACAGTGGTTTCAAAGTGCAGTGTTGTGGAAGTTTCAGTTAACAGTATAGATTCAATGGACTATAAAGAAACAAAAGGCGTGGATGCTTTTGAGCTGGTTAAGGAAAACATAGAGTACATGCATAAATATATCAATGACAATCACTTGAGTACAAGGTTTTTATTAAGCCGTGTTGAAAGCGATGATAAGGAATACGACCAAAGTTTCCTGTCATATTGGGAAAAAACCGGTTATGCCGACGATATTTTTGTAAGGTCTTATCATTCATATAACAGTCTCATAGAAGATAAAATCAAGAATAACAAGGTTGTTGCATGCCATGTCCACTGGGGAAGGTTCAATGTTGATACCAACGGGGAGGTTGTAGTCTGTTTCAATGAGCTGTTTAAAGGTCCGGAAATGGACAGGACCCTGGTTTTGGGAGATTTGAAGAAACAGTCAATTCAGGAAATATGGCATGGTGAAAAATTGGCCAAAATACGCTCCTCACAGATTGAAAATAAGCCTGAACTGGTTGATTTTACAAATAACCTTCCTTGCGGAAATTGTACATATTGTCAGCCCTTATTATCTGATTCAGTAAAGAGTGAGAATCAGATAAATTATATTTTAAACAGTAGGAATAAATAA
- a CDS encoding N,N'-diacetylchitobiose phosphorylase produces the protein MKYGYFDDFNKEYVITRPDTPTPWSNYLGSMEYGALITNNAAGYSFVKSGSEGRILRFRFNAVTQNMPGRFIYIKDQDSGDYWSASWQPTGKDLSNYKSVCRHGTAYTIISSDYAKISSETLYYVPLGQNHEVWHFKIRNNDTKRRKISVFSYAEFTSDNNSMLDMENIQYTRFLSRTYFKDNYILQSLKELAEERVFRFFATSGGVKVSGYDGSREKFVGFYGSYSNPLALTNGYCSNSLNYTGNSCGSLQIDLDLLPGSEKEIVFILGEGNEETAEMKVKHYNVGGVVEEELAQLKAYWHGKLEVFQVKTPDSAFNNMMNVWHSYECFVNTFWSRTASLIYSSLRNGFGYRDTMADIQSIMHLDSKLAGERLVTMLSGQVSNGGALPLVRFDHKPGAEPVPGSSEYQDKTGYKEYRCDDALWLFQAVPQYIKESGELDFVDKIIPYSDKGEDTVYGHLKKALEFSLERLGQHNLVLGIDTDWNDCLRLGEKGESVFASFQLYLAICEFKKIALSKGNCEDADWAEKNREKLYDSLQKYCWEDGQFIRAFTGDNQVIGSSKSKEAALWLNPQTWSVISGVATHDQAEEALDKVHNILKTKYGAMLFYPATKTVGPPIFLMSLYPPGIKENASIFLMAEAWIIQAEAMMGHGNRAWDYYNSTNPAAQNDSADLRNTEPYVYSQFVDGLESPNHGRSHGHWLTGSASSIMTAVVEGILGVKADYNGLIIDPCIPSEWKEFSMVRHFRGKKLNIIVQNPGGVEKGVKKISINGKTILNSCLIPLDYMEAVNAVQVIMG, from the coding sequence ATGAAATACGGTTATTTTGATGATTTTAATAAGGAATATGTTATCACAAGACCTGATACACCTACTCCATGGTCAAATTATTTAGGATCGATGGAATATGGGGCTTTAATAACTAATAATGCAGCCGGATACAGCTTCGTGAAATCCGGCTCCGAGGGGCGAATTTTACGTTTTCGGTTCAACGCAGTTACACAGAATATGCCGGGTAGGTTTATTTACATAAAGGATCAGGATTCGGGAGATTACTGGTCAGCTTCCTGGCAGCCGACAGGTAAGGACTTGAGTAACTATAAATCAGTTTGTCGGCACGGTACAGCTTATACGATTATTTCTTCAGACTATGCCAAAATTTCTTCCGAGACGCTTTACTATGTTCCGTTGGGTCAAAACCACGAGGTCTGGCATTTTAAAATAAGGAACAATGATACAAAAAGACGGAAAATATCTGTTTTCAGCTATGCAGAGTTTACAAGTGATAATAATTCCATGCTGGATATGGAGAATATCCAGTACACCCGGTTTCTAAGCCGTACATATTTTAAGGACAACTACATACTACAATCACTAAAAGAACTGGCTGAGGAAAGGGTTTTTCGGTTCTTTGCCACCAGCGGCGGAGTAAAGGTTTCAGGATATGATGGTTCAAGAGAAAAATTTGTAGGATTCTACGGGTCGTACAGTAATCCTTTGGCATTGACCAATGGATACTGCAGTAACTCGTTAAATTATACCGGGAACTCCTGCGGTTCTCTTCAAATAGATTTGGATTTATTACCCGGTAGCGAGAAGGAAATCGTTTTTATTCTTGGGGAGGGTAATGAAGAGACGGCTGAAATGAAGGTAAAGCATTACAATGTCGGAGGAGTGGTTGAAGAAGAACTGGCACAGTTAAAGGCTTATTGGCATGGTAAGCTGGAAGTATTTCAGGTAAAAACGCCTGATTCCGCCTTTAACAATATGATGAATGTATGGCACAGCTATGAATGCTTTGTGAATACCTTCTGGTCCAGGACAGCTTCCCTTATTTACTCAAGCCTGAGAAATGGCTTTGGTTACAGGGATACAATGGCAGATATTCAGAGCATTATGCATCTTGACAGTAAGCTTGCAGGTGAAAGATTGGTTACAATGTTGTCGGGGCAGGTATCAAACGGAGGAGCTCTTCCTCTTGTCAGGTTTGACCATAAGCCCGGGGCCGAACCGGTTCCGGGTTCTTCAGAGTATCAGGATAAGACGGGCTATAAGGAATATCGCTGTGATGATGCACTTTGGCTGTTTCAAGCTGTTCCCCAATACATAAAGGAAAGCGGTGAGCTTGATTTTGTCGACAAGATTATTCCCTACTCCGACAAAGGCGAAGATACTGTTTACGGGCATCTAAAAAAGGCACTAGAGTTTAGCCTTGAAAGATTGGGTCAGCATAATCTGGTACTGGGCATTGATACAGACTGGAACGACTGTCTGAGGCTTGGAGAGAAGGGAGAATCTGTTTTTGCCTCCTTTCAGCTTTATCTGGCAATATGTGAATTCAAAAAAATTGCACTGAGTAAGGGGAACTGCGAGGATGCGGATTGGGCGGAAAAGAACAGAGAAAAACTATATGACAGTCTACAGAAGTATTGTTGGGAGGACGGCCAGTTTATAAGAGCCTTTACAGGGGACAACCAGGTAATTGGTTCATCTAAAAGTAAGGAAGCTGCTTTGTGGCTGAATCCACAAACCTGGTCAGTTATTAGCGGTGTTGCGACACATGACCAGGCCGAAGAAGCATTAGACAAAGTACACAATATCCTCAAAACCAAATACGGTGCAATGCTTTTCTATCCAGCAACAAAGACGGTTGGACCGCCAATATTCCTTATGAGCTTATATCCACCCGGAATAAAGGAAAATGCCAGCATATTTTTAATGGCGGAAGCGTGGATTATCCAGGCAGAAGCTATGATGGGTCACGGAAACCGTGCATGGGATTACTATAACAGTACTAATCCGGCAGCTCAAAACGACTCGGCTGATTTACGCAATACAGAGCCATATGTTTACAGTCAGTTTGTTGACGGACTGGAAAGCCCGAACCACGGCAGATCTCATGGACACTGGTTGACAGGTTCCGCTTCATCTATAATGACTGCCGTAGTTGAAGGAATTTTGGGAGTTAAAGCTGACTACAACGGATTAATTATTGATCCATGCATTCCATCGGAATGGAAAGAATTCAGTATGGTAAGACATTTCAGAGGAAAGAAACTGAATATTATTGTACAAAATCCCGGTGGTGTAGAAAAAGGTGTAAAAAAAATTAGCATAAACGGTAAAACCATATTGAACAGCTGCCTTATCCCGCTGGATTATATGGAGGCCGTAAATGCTGTCCAGGTAATTATGGGTTGA